Proteins encoded together in one Pirellulales bacterium window:
- a CDS encoding NTP transferase domain-containing protein has protein sequence MPIDIAVVPVAGRGTRLLPLTKSQPKEMLPVGRKPVVQYVAEELADAGVHKLVFITGPGKTAIENHFDVDDELTNHLRLTGKEDLLAEVTERTDQEHFYTRQRRQLGLGHAVLCARSIVGTQPFVVALGDSLIGLHGRSNIVARMIREFTERKADAVIAFEEVEPDEVVHYGIAQPRGAVAPVFELADIVEKPAVADAPSRMAVAGRYVLSPAIFELLADTKPGKGGEIQLTDALRALVRGGGKIVGVRLAPGEHRHDVGNYERYFRAFIESALTDPQYGPAMREFVAELLAKLGGK, from the coding sequence ATGCCGATTGATATTGCCGTCGTGCCGGTCGCCGGCCGGGGCACGCGGTTGTTGCCGCTCACCAAGAGCCAGCCGAAGGAGATGCTGCCCGTCGGCCGCAAGCCGGTCGTGCAGTACGTGGCCGAGGAATTGGCCGATGCCGGCGTGCACAAACTGGTCTTCATCACCGGTCCCGGCAAGACGGCGATCGAGAACCATTTCGACGTCGACGACGAGCTGACCAACCACCTGCGGCTGACCGGCAAGGAAGACCTGCTGGCCGAGGTGACCGAGCGCACCGACCAGGAGCACTTCTACACGCGGCAGCGCCGGCAATTGGGTCTGGGGCATGCCGTGTTGTGCGCCCGGTCGATCGTCGGCACGCAGCCGTTCGTCGTGGCCCTGGGCGATTCGCTGATCGGCCTGCACGGCCGGTCGAACATCGTGGCGCGCATGATCCGCGAATTCACCGAGCGCAAGGCCGATGCGGTGATCGCCTTCGAGGAGGTCGAGCCCGACGAGGTGGTCCACTACGGCATTGCCCAGCCCCGGGGCGCGGTGGCGCCGGTGTTCGAGCTGGCGGACATCGTCGAAAAGCCGGCCGTGGCCGATGCCCCCAGCCGGATGGCCGTGGCGGGCCGTTACGTGCTCAGCCCGGCGATTTTCGAGCTGCTGGCCGATACCAAGCCGGGCAAGGGGGGTGAGATTCAATTGACCGACGCGCTGCGGGCCCTGGTCCGTGGCGGGGGCAAGATCGTCGGCGTGCGACTGGCGCCCGGCGAGCACCGCCACGACGTGGGCAACTACGAGCGGTACTTTCGCGCCTTTATCGAATCGGCCCTGACGGATCCCCAATATGGCCCCGCCATGCGCGAATTCGTCGCCGAGCTGCTGGCCAAGTTGGGCGGCAAGTGA